accTGACAGGCCAGGTTAGGGATAAATGCGAGCTGCTGAGTCCCAGCTatccctcctttttctctccagaAGGCCCTCACCAATCAGGTTTTACCTCCATTCCTGTGGGTTTCCTGCTCATTTCAGAACTCCTACAGGAACTGGAGGATCAGGGGAAGGAGCCCATAAGAGGCCAGAGTGGGACTTGGCAGTGTGGGGATGGGCAGGCGCCCCAAAAGCACAGTACCAGCTGGGCACATCTCCCCTGCATCTGGGCACATTTCCCCTGCATCTGGGCACATCTCCCCTGCATCTGGCTCCTCCAGCTGCCCGTGAAGCTCAGGTAAAGCTGTCCTGAGAAGCCAGTTGGCTGGACATAGGAGCCAGGAAAGGCTCCCTGGTAAGAATGGCTCTGTCACTCTGCTCCAGACTTCCCAAGTGACACTAAGTTCCCACAATGGCCTTTGTCACAGTGGACAGAATCCAGGGGGACTGATAAAGTTTCTATTAGGAAAGGAGGGGTCCATTCTCCTAGCGGGAATCTCACACTAAGGGGTTGAGAACGGTGACTCAGGTCAGTTAAGGGAAGAGATACCTATAAACAAATTTTGCCTTTGTACCCTACCAAGTGGCCCcctcagttttgtgtgtgtgtgtgtgtgtgtgtgtgtgtgtgtgtagtgtgtgagtATATAGTTCTGTCAGTAAGTTTTTCCTACTGTTTAATCTGCAAACCTTCCTGCAAGGTCTATTTTAACTCATGCAGTTTTAGCCTGCCTGTGCTGCTCCCCTTATCACCCAGAATCTAGTGGCCTGTGGCTGTTGAGCCTCACTCCTCTCCAGCGGGAGTCCCCAGGATGGCTCTGTGGCAGGTCCCTGGGTCTGTTCTGAGTAGGGTGTGGCCTCTTGGAAGTTGGTTATGAGGGATGCCTCTGCCTGGCTTATCTTCCCCATCTGTTCTGGATCAAACTCCCACTCTGAAGATGTGGGTTTTCCCATCATCTCGAGGCAGGGATAATGGTCTCTGGGACACCAGGACCAACTGTGGAGCCAGGAGGGGCAGGGCTCCAGACCTGCGAGTCAAGAGAATTAGGTTCTGTGAGAGAACAAGCTCTTTTTGGAGGTGGGATCTGGACTGTTAATGAGGGGGGTGGACCTGAACAGTGGTCCTGTTAGGGAAAGCAGATTAGAGATCCCTGGCTGGGGTATAAATAGCCCCTTCTTCTTTGGGCAGCCCTTGGGAGGGCTTATCACCTGGTGGGTGGAAGCTAGGGACAAGGCGCCTGCCGGTTGCCAGGTAAACACAGTACAGCTGGACtcaggggagggggcaggtgtGCCCAGGTGAGCTAACAAAGCTGAGCTTCCCACAGGAAGTGCCAGGCCAGGAAGGGAGGACTGAAAATGGGCATTAGGAGTACTGAGAAGTCCTCTGTGAGGGTGGGGAGTTCTGTCCACAAGATCCATAATGTGGTCTGTGCTGTGTCTCTGAGCGAATGCGCACCGTGGGTATTTATTGATATGCTATTTTTGTGCTGGAAGCCTGTGCAGGGCAGGTATCACATCATTTCTCTCCCAAGTTCTCGGTCTCTGAGAGAACAGCAACTTGCCAGAGACTTGTTGGATAGGGCAAAGTGCCAATCTAAGATTGCCCCATGCTGTGGCCCTGGTTCTGACTCATTCTATCTTGAGGGATGGGTGTGGCTAGCTGTGCTGGTGCCTGGGAGGGAAGTTCCTGTTTTGACTTCAGTACAGAAGAGATGAATGGCCATAAGTTTCTAGCCTACAGACCTCCCCTGgtgcgtgtgtgtacacacacacacacacacacacacacacacacacacacactttaggagATTGAATTTCAGATAGGATAATCCCAGATTGGTAGAAGGTAAAGCTGGGGGCAGATTGGCAGGAGGATTTATGTGCCAGTGACCTCCCCCGCCCACCAGCTGCTCTCAGATGCAGAGATTTGTGGGGCaggaaggctggggcaggaacATCATTGGAGATGAGTCTCAGGTTTGATCCAAGGCTGTGAGCACCTGGCTGGCAGAGTCCAGCCAGGAGCTGTATTTATTTCTCCATGTTAGCGGATGCCACTCAAGGTTTCCAAATTCGAGAGCATCAAAGTTGAGCAGCATCTGGCTGCAGACTTCCTGGTCTATCCTCTTGTTTAACGGAAGAGGAAGTTGGAGCCTGGAGGGACACAGCCAGTGAGGGGGCAAGGCTCCAGTCAGTTAAGTGACTTTCCTTAGAGTACCCTAAGCTAAACCTCACTCTTAGCAAGTAAATGAATGCCTCTTTTATGGTTTTGGTCCCTGGAATTAAGACTGTCCCATCATCACATGAGTGAGGGGACTGGGTGTGACCCTAGCAGCCAGAGTCCTCCTCAATAGCAAGAGAAGTTCAGAGGCAGAACGCTGCATGCTTCTATTTTCCAGTTACTCGCCATCTTTGTTAAGGAGATCAACCTGTAGGAGTATTTCCCAAGTCCACTCACCAGACAAGATACAGAATAGAACTAGAAATTTTTCTGCCCACATTGAAGACTGAACAAAGGGTGATACTGTGGGTGTCAGGGAGAGAATAGAGCTCTGGAGGACTTCCGAGTCAGGGAGGATTGCAAAGGAACACGGATAGCCTCCGCTCCTTCAGAGCTTCTTTAGCGCTTTCTTGGCTCTTCAGATAGGAAGGATTGGTTGTGGAGGCGGGACGCAGGAACTGGAGACCGGAACAGTATGGGCCCTGCAGGACTCACTCCACGTCTCTCCAAGACCAGGATGCTTTCttgggcccctcccccacctcccagcccccaTCCAATACTCTACCCCCCAGCATACCCTGTTCCCACCCCCCTCCAGTCCTCCTCTGATGTGTGTGGAGAAGCAGAAGTGATGACGTCACCACGGTCGCCAGGGCGACGGGGACGGATAAATCAGGCTGAGTGGGCGGTTGCCATGGTGCGCATTCTCCCGTTGCCACGGAGACTGGGCATCTGCTCCCTTTGTGCTGCCCGAGTGCCTTCCCCCTGGGGTCAAGGGGTATAGGGGAgcagaaagagaggcagacacaCCTCCAGTGGTCAGAAGGAATTCTGGGCCTCTGTGGGGTCTCCCTCAGCCTTCCTTGGGGGTTCTCTAGGAGATAGCCTGTTTGCGCTTACTTTGCAGAATGGAGGCAGCTCTGGTTGATCGGTTCCTTGGTTGAGCTCTGACTCAAGACCTAGGTCCTAAGAGCAGGCCTTCCTCACCTAAGAGAGCAACACCTATGGGTGACCCAttctgaggccagcttgagccCAGAGCTGCACCCCATGAAATCTTCCAACGCATCCCTCTCCCCAATCTCTCTAATCCCTTCAGGTCTGAATTCTAGACAAAATTGGGCCTACCCTTTCCTTCCCATCAACTTAGAGGGTGGAGGCAACTCCGCTCCCTTCATCCCTCCGGATGCTCTGAGGAGGCTCTGGcagcttgctttttttctctcctatagATGAACAGGCCGATCCAGGTCAAGCCAGCCGACAGCGAGAGTCGAGGAGGTAGGTTCTATAACTTTGGCTTTAGCCCCTTTTCTCCTACCCCCAGGCCCAGGGCTTGATGGAGCTGAAGGACAGCCTTTCTTGAGGAAGGAAGTCTGGTAATGCTAAAGAATTCTCTGCTAAGGTTGGGTTAGGGAGTGGGCGGTAGGAGTGGTGGTAGGAGATCTGGCCCATTTGCAGAGATTACAAAGCGGAGGCCAAGTAGAGTTCACGTCCTTCAGAGCTGAGTTCTGCATGTTACTGAACTCTAATTCCCAACTATCAGTTCTTCACACCCTAGAGCCACAGTTCCCCAGGATGGGGGAGGTGGTGTCAGGAGCAACAGGGATGCGTGAAGGTGGAGGGCTGGGAAAGTGGTCAGGAGGCTCGTACATTCCTCCCCTCCTACGCCCCACCCCCCAGAAGACCGGAAGCTCTTTGTGGGCATGCTAGGAAAGCAGCAGACAGATGAGGATGTCCGGAAGATGTTTGAACCATTTGGGACTATAGACGAGTGCACTGTGCTCCGGGGGCCAGACGGTACCAGCAAAGGTAGCCCTCCGCCTTATCCCTTCTCCGCAGGGCCCAGTAGGGCACCTTCATGGTAGGCACTTACTCCTCTTCTCCACCCCATCCAATTACTCTAGGCTGTGCCTTTGTGAAGTTCCAGACTCACGCTGAGGCCCAGGCAGCCATCAACACCCTTCACAGCAGCCGGACCCTGCCGGTGAGCCCCAGCCCCCttcttccttgtctctctctctctcccactggcACACTTGCCAGGCCCTGGCACAGAGCACACTTCcattcaagatagggtttctaatttatttctttttgaactTTCCCAAAAAAATCAACGAATCAAATACCACACCCCCATAGCTGCTTCTCCTCTCTAGTCCAATTCCCTTCggctcctctccagcctcccctctTAGCTCCTACCGCTTCTCTACCCTCCTGACCCCACCTCATCTCTTGGGGTGTCGGGACCCTGGTTTAGAGGCCCCACCTCTGCACAGCACATGTTGATACTGCTGTCCCTAAATGTTAGTGTTCGTTCAGTTGCGTATGAGCTGGAATTCCAGCTGGAACCTAGCTGCTTTCAAGCAGATGTGGGCCTCTCACGACTCAAAAGTTCACACATCAGACGGAGAACTGAACCAGCTGGCTGGGCCCCTTCACCTCTGAGTCTAGGACTCTAACAATACTTGCCAATGTTCTGATTTAGACTTGATTTGGCTCAGGCTAACGTTAAAATGTGCTGTGGCACCCACTGAGCACTCCATGAGACCTGGGCGTGGGTCCAGAATCATGGCAGGGAGATGGGGCAGCTTAACATTCCCCACAGCGAATCCGCTGTGGATTGCCAGCACAGACGTCTCTCAGTGCCACCCTTTCTTTTTTNNNNNNNNNNNNNNNNNNNNNNNNNNNNNNNNNNNNNNNNNNNNNNNNNNNNNNNNNNNNNNNNNNNNNNNNNNNNNNNNNNNNNctcactttgtagaccaggctggcctcgaactcagaaatccgcctgcctctgcctcccgagtgctgggattaaaggcgtgcgccaccacgcccggccagtgcCACCCTTTCTATTTCCACAGGCCTgtctggttttttggttttttggtttttttgtttgtttgtttcagtttgggtattttttttttttaacttaggtTCACATTCCTCAATTCTATCTAGCCTTTTACATATCCCATTGCAGGGAGGTGGTGGGATTAGGGTCTCCCCATTTGGATTGGGCACTGTAATGGCTGTGCTCCCAAGGAGGCCTGAGGCCAGATGAGGCCCCCAGGGAGCAGATTCTGACTCTTCCTGTGACATGTGGGGCCCATGCCCAGGGTGCCTCATCCAGCCTGGTGGTAAAGTTTGCTGACACAGAGAAGGAGCGAGGTCTCCGTCGAATGCAGCAGGTGGCTACCCAGCTGGGCATGTTCAGCCCTATCGCCCTCCAGTTTGGAGCCTACAGCGCCTACACCCAGGCCGTAAGCATACCCTCCCACCCGCAGTGCTAGATCTTGCTCATCTCCATGTCCTTCCAGAACCACCCTCTAAACACCAAAGCAGGGGTGCTGGGGGCCAGGCCCtactctcctctccccatcccacagCTGATGCAGCAGCAGGCGGCCCTGGTAGCAGCTCACAGTGCCTACCTCAGCCCTATGGCCACCATGGCCGCCGTGCAGATGCAGCACATGGCTGCCATCAGTGCCAATGGCCTCATTGCCACCCCCATCACTCCATCCTCAGGTAAGGCCTGTGCTAGGCAGCTGGGCAGGGAATGACAACATGGTGACAGAGACCAGGGGAAACCATGGGGTACAGGAGGTGCTCAGGGGCCAGAGAACGACCTTCTGCTCtactctgacccccccccccagtttttctctgcatctgtgtgcctgcctctctgctctgTTGCTGTCATGTTCTCCTTCCTAGGAGCCAGCACCCCTCCTGCCATTGCTGCCACGCCCGTCTCTGCCATCCCTGCTGCCTTGGGCGTCAACGGCTACAGCCCAGTGCCCACCCAGCCTACAGGGCAGCCTGCCCCGGATGCTCTGTATACCAACGGGGTTCACCCTTACCCAGGTGGGGCTCTCTGCCTGCCCACCTTGCTCCATCAGCCACCCGGGCCACTACTCCCATTGCTGGCAGCCATGGCTCACCTTCCCTCTCCAACCTCAGGGCTTAAGGTGCTttttcttgctctcttcctgGGCGGAAATGCTCCTCGggttcctcccttcctttctttacttgtttgtttgtttgtaaagtgtttttttgagacagggtctctttgtgtggttggccttgaactcaaaaagatctgcCTAGCTCTTCCCTGAGtatggaattaaaggcatggctaCTGAGCTCAGGCATTCTTTGGGTTCTTGGCTAGGGCAGCTGAGGCTTAGCAAGGTGACTAAAGTGGCATGTCAGTCTCGGGACTTTACCCCTTTCCTACTGCCACATGCATTTCCCTTctcatctcaccccaccccccagatgAGGCTTTGTCTGCTGAGAGAAGTGCTGGCGGGGTTCCCATAATGTCCCAGGCCCACTCATGGCTTGTGATGCTCTCTGCAGCCCAGAGCCCAGCAGCCCCCGTGGACCATCTCCAGCAGGCCTATGCAGGAATGCAGCACTACACAGGTGAGGCTCTCTAGCCCAGGCCCTGCCCAGGTGGGCGGACTAGCATGGGGAAACCCACCTAGGAACCCTAGGAACGATAGTCTGAGCTTCTCCAGTCTCTGCCAACCACACCCTTGGGCCTTCATGAGAAGCTGTGCTTGTGAGAGTGGCACACACTCAGGATTTGTCTGAGGAAGCCTCATCCCTGACATCTTCTAGGCCTGTGGATTCCACTGGTTTGGGCTGAGGGGGGAGACTAGGTTGGTTGTGCTGAGTCAGGGGAACCCCATTGGCTTTCTCTGTCTTCACCACCTCAGCAGCGTACCCCGCAGCCTACAGCCTGGTTGCACCTGCGTTCCCGCAGCCTCCAGCCCTGGTCGCCCAgcagcccccaccaccacctcagcaacaacagcagcagcagcagcagcaacagcagcagcagcaacggGAAGGTGCCAGCCTGGGGCAGGGTCCTGATAGCTGAGAACCTGCAGGGATAAGAACACCCATGTGTGGGCTTGGGTACTCCCAATGGCTCTTTCCCAGGCTCTGGGCCTGTGTGTGAGGACTGAAGGAGTGGGGAGCCCTGGCCTACACTGCTGGGGCCAGGATTGGTGGCCGCTGTCACTCCCATCTCTGCCAATGCAGTCTGCACTTCCCAGTCTCTGAGCTAccccttctgtctctgctgccACCCAGGCCCTGATGGCTGCAACATCTTCATCTACCACCTGCCCCAGGAGTTCacagactcagagatcctccaGATGTTTGTCCCTTTTGGTCATGTCATCTCAGCCAAAGTCTTTGTTGACCGGGCCACCAATCAGAGCAAATGTTTTGGTAAGAATATGATGATCCAAAAGACAGAGTATGGACATTTTTGTTTGAACTCTTAGGACTAAGTTCGTCACATCTGAAGGCATTTAGGGCCTCAACAAAGTCTGTATTTGAAAGCCTGTGTATCCAAGGCCAAAAAAAGAACCATCTCTGACACACCCACCATCCCATACAGTTTCCACTCAAGCCTAGGAAAGTCACAACTTCATCTGCCTTGGGGCAGAGATCTGAATGCATTTAGTGGCATGAGGTCCTAGGTTCTATCCCCccctaccctctctctctctctctctctctctctctctctctctctcacacacacacacacacagaacccaaCCTCATTTCATGTAGTGTGGAGAAACTAGATTTCAAAAGGACATAGGTTTCTTTCTGTTGCGTTCCTGTCTTTGGAAGCTTCCTACAGTCCCTTGTTTCAAAAACCACCTATGTGCTTTCCAAAAAGAATGTTTTTGAGGGCTCTCAGGCTGAGGGAGGGGCCACTTCAAAGAACACTGGAAAGTACATCCTAGTTTGTGTGAATGGCTGGACTGGATTCACTCATTAAATCTATCACCAACAAACGATTTCTgaatgcctactatgtgccaggcaggTTTCATGGTATTAGAGATGCCCGGAAGAAGTAGGGTGGGAAACCACACAAGTGGGCCCTGTGGCAGGCAGGACAGCGATGGAGGGCTGGGCCAGGCCTTATGCCCTTCTCACCTCAGGCTTTGTGAGTTTCGACAATCCGGCCAGTGCCCAGGCTGCCATCCAGGCTATGAACGGTTTCCAGATTGGCATGAAGCGCCTCAAAGTCCAGCTAAAGCGGCCTAAGGATGCAAACAGGCCCTACTAAGGGCTTCAGGTGGGTGCTGCTCCTGTTCTGTGAACTCAATGTCGGGATCCATACACGGCAGCCAGACCCCTTAAGTGAATGCCCTACCCCTTCActaccacccaccccaccctgatGCTGGACATGAGGAACTGGGATTTGGGCCACTACCCCAGCTATTATTGTTCAGTCAGTTGTGTCTTCTACCCAcatagacatgtgtgtgcatatgtaacacacacacacacacacacacaaaaccaccccAGAGGAGACGAGTCTACACCTGTGTCTGCTCCTAGAGTTTTCCACAGTATCTGGTCTTGTTTGTCTGGTCAGcgtccatgtgtctgtgtctttctctttctggttttcttttgggTTGGATGGAATTAGTATTGTAGGTTTTGGGGGCCAGGAGGCTGGTTTGGAGAACTGGAGGGTCACAGAGCCACTTGGTTTTGAAACCTGATCTCCAAAGAGGTGGAGACACAGCAGTTCCCATTGCCCTGAACTGCAGGTGGTTTTCCCAGGGCAGTGGACCTTGGGGCAGAACACCAGacagatgggagtgggtgtggcttggtttggaggaggaagtggaatcATACTGAGGAGTCCCCAGCCCATTGTAGGCTGCCATCTGACCTTGGGGCACAGACCGGTAGCCCTTCCTAACTTTGTTTAATCTCCCTTGGACCAAACCTGAAAAATCACAACCCAAGAACAATACCCACATTTCtgtttctcccctttccccccaATCCTGGCTGCTTAACTCCCCCCACCCTGGGGGCCCCCAGCCCAGGGTCCGTGTCCATTGTCGGCTGAAGCCCCCATCCCGGACCCCTGCTCCGGGCCCCTGTAAGTTGCATGGAACGAGCGTGTTGTCTTTGGAGCCAATTGTTTGTTATCTGGGGAGGGGCTATGGAGGGAAACAGCCCCCAGCCCAGGCTCAGGGCCGGGGCAGCTCGCGGGATGTGCGTGGTCAACAGTGGTTGGTGACTGTGGTCTGTGGTCTGTGCATTGTTCTCTTGCTTCCTATGTTCCTTTCCAAAAAGGAATGAGAACGCTAAGGGCTGGGAGTGGTGTCACCCATGAGACTCCATCCCTAAGCCCCTCTGAGTCATCCCAGCCTCTGCGGATGCTCCCCTCGCTGGGTGTCTGTCTTGTCCATGCACCCCAGCACCTTCCTTCTAGTTacttctgcctgcctgtctgtctcattTCTTCGCCTCTCTCCCCATCTAGCTATCTTCCAGTCATTTTGACCTACTTCTTCCCAATAGCTTCAGTTTCCGTACTGTTCCATGCCTCCTGCCCTGTTTCTCTATCCTTGCTCTATGCCCTCATAGctggagggatggggaggtgTGCAGATGGGTCTGCTGGGATAAGGCCTTCCTGATGGCCTGCCTTTCTCAGGAGGCCCCATCATAGGTGCCATCACTCCCTGCCACCCCAACCTTACCCAGAACCTGTGACCAGTACTGGAAACCTTCCCTGTGCTTCACCTATATTTCCTTCCTTCACAGGTCTGGAGATACCAGAGGAAGGGGCACTTCGGTATACCCTCTTCCTATGACTGGCCCTGGCCTTCTCTGCACATCTGCCCCAGGCCTTGATTGGACTCTGGGGCAAAAGCTGCTTCATGGCCCGAGGGCCCAGGACCTGGCTCACTCCCACCATCTTGCCTCTCTGAAGGGCCATGGTTTTGCTTCCCTGGCTTCAAAAGCCTATTTCCTCCCCAGTGCCCTTTTGGCCTTTGTGAGGAAGCAAGGAATAGGCTTGAAGTTTCAGGGGCATCTGCCTTCTGCTAAGGCTCCTGGATGAGCCTCTGTGCCCACTGCTGGCCCTTGCCTCCCCTCAGTGGCCTGCAGTAGCTGTGCAGGCTCGAAGGGCAGCAGGACACCCTCCTCTTTCCCAAGcgccctcccccttgcctctccCCACGGCAGGGTCTTCTCAGAAGCCGGCTCCCACGTTTCTCCCCACCCTCAGCTAGAGGTAGGAGATCTCCAAACCCCGGGCTCCCAGCCCTAAAACTCACTGCCTCCCCCAAGAGCCCCCTCCAaggagggtatgtgtgtgtggggggggggagctgaggGCTGCCTCTCTGCCAGTCAGTCACAGAGACCCTCCTTTCATGAGGAAAAGACCTCTCCCTGAGTCCCTAAATATGTTTACAGTCTCTGCTGGCCCCTCCATGTAAATACCATGACCACCAGGGCTTTACTCAGCCCACCCAGCCAGACGCTGCCATCTCTCTTTCTGGGAGTTTAGACAATGCTGcccttggattttgtttttgttttttggttttttttttttttttttttggttttttttccctctcttgaTTTCTCCCTTTGCTTTGGGGTAATTgggtatttggggggggggagggtatggggagggcTAAAGGGGTTTATTACCTGATCATTTTCTTTAGGAAGAGGTTTTAGGGAAAAaaacatggggtggggtgggagggtaaaGGATAAGAAGGGGGAATCAATTTCTGACAGTTCTCTACGCTTAACTTATTTATTGAGTTTTACTTTTAAAGAGTCGGTCTTTTCtgtctaaataaagaaaaaacgtTTGAAAGCATCAACCATGAGTCGTAGAAGGTTGAGAGTAGGGTGCTCAcactggggaagggggagggagggagagactatAGTTTGGCAAAACTTTCGTGGAAGGCCAAGCCTTCTCTGTGTTCAGATCTTGCCCGTAACTTCATGATCCTACCTGCTCATCTTTGGGGCTtaattctagaatgttcttccgCATCAAGCCCAGGGGAAAGAATCTGCAGGTGAGTGCAGAGGCAAGCACTGGTCAGGAGGCCTCTCCCTGTGTCCAGCCACACCCCTCTAAGGTTGGGGTCTTGTAGCTTCAGGGACACTGGGAGCTGGCTTTAATACTATTGCTGTTTATGGTCCTGTGCCGACCATAAAATAATGTTCATGTCCTTACTCTCCACGACCCTGTGGGGCAGGATATAATTTTATAGGCAGGgaattggatattttaaaggctAACTCCTTTTCCCAGGGTCACAatgatagaaaagagaaaaacacggAAGCTGAACATTTGTGTAACTCTAGAGTATCAAACAGGCCGCTGCAGTGATCCATCCAGCAGAAGGTCTGAAAGTCAATTTCTTTCCTAAGAACTGCTGTTGGCCCACAGCAATCATGTGGTATAGCACCACCCACCTGCTTGTAGGTAGCTCCTCCCCACCAAGCCTTAGAAACTTGCCCCCCTCCAGTTATGATCTGGCCTCTGTCAGAGTTGTTCAAGTGAATATAGGACTGCAgcctgggggtgtagctcagtggcaaaaCAGTTGGCAAGGGTGTACATGGCTCTCTCTACACCAatacagaaaaatgagaaagaaatcaaggaagtaagaagaggaaggtggcgaggggaaggaagggggtaAATACACGGGCAAAAGAGAACCTGCAGCCATGGGTCAAACCTCACAGCTCACCCCACTGCCCCTCGCTCTTCTCTTCTTAGCACAGCCTCTAATAgttcaaaggaagtcagagcatGGCAGCAAAtggctgcaatcccagcacttgggctcaggagtttgaggccggcctgggaCAGACAGaaatcaggcaggcaggcacacaagCAGCACTACATGGAGATACTCTTTTGCGTGTGGCGTTGGGGAGAAACAAATATTAATGTGGTAAGGGTCAGGAATGGGGTAAAGTCCATACTCCTCGCTGTTCTTATGAAAAGTGGTTTGTTTATAGCTCTAGAGCAGAGTCTGCTTGTATCGTTCTTCATTCAGTGTGGGTCCATGGGATGGTGTCAGCCATTTAGGGAGCCCATCTCAGCTCATCCTCTCTGGACATGCTCTCCATCCAGTCAAGCTGTAACCTTGGAACGACAATGAAGCTTAAAAGCCTGAC
This region of Mus caroli chromosome 3, CAROLI_EIJ_v1.1, whole genome shotgun sequence genomic DNA includes:
- the Celf3 gene encoding CUGBP Elav-like family member 3 isoform X1, producing the protein MKEPDAIKLFVGQIPRHLEEKDLKPIFEQFGRIFELTVIKDKYTGLHKGCAFLTYCARDSALKAQSALHEQKTLPGMNRPIQVKPADSESRGEDRKLFVGMLGKQQTDEDVRKMFEPFGTIDECTVLRGPDGTSKGCAFVKFQTHAEAQAAINTLHSSRTLPGASSSLVVKFADTEKERGLRRMQQVATQLGMFSPIALQFGAYSAYTQALMQQQAALVAAHSAYLSPMATMAAVQMQHMAAISANGLIATPITPSSGASTPPAIAATPVSAIPAALGVNGYSPVPTQPTGQPAPDALYTNGVHPYPDEALSAERSAGGVPIMSQAHSWLVMLSAAQSPAAPVDHLQQAYAGMQHYTAAYPAAYSLVAPAFPQPPALVAQQPPPPPQQQQQQQQQQQQQQQREGPDGCNIFIYHLPQEFTDSEILQMFVPFGHVISAKVFVDRATNQSKCFGFVSFDNPASAQAAIQAMNGFQIGMKRLKVQLKRPKDANRPY
- the Celf3 gene encoding CUGBP Elav-like family member 3 isoform X4, with protein sequence MKEPDAIKLFVGQIPRHLEEKDLKPIFEQFGRIFELTVIKDKYTGLHKGCAFLTYCARDSALKAQSALHEQKTLPGMNRPIQVKPADSESRGEDRKLFVGMLGKQQTDEDVRKMFEPFGTIDECTVLRGPDGTSKGCAFVKFQTHAEAQAAINTLHSSRTLPGASSSLVVKFADTEKERGLRRMQQVATQLGMFSPIALQFGAYSAYTQALMQQQAALVAAHSAYLSPMATMAAVQMQHMAAISANGLIATPITPSSGASTPPAIAATPVSAIPAALGVNGYSPVPTQPTGQPAPDALYTNGVHPYPAQSPAAPVDHLQQAYAGMQHYTAAYPAAYSLVAPAFPQPPALVAQQPPPPPQQQQQQQQQQQQQQQREGPDGCNIFIYHLPQEFTDSEILQMFVPFGHVISAKVFVDRATNQSKCFGFVSFDNPASAQAAIQAMNGFQIGMKRLKVQLKRPKDANRPY
- the Celf3 gene encoding CUGBP Elav-like family member 3 isoform X6 — its product is MKEPDAIKLFVGQIPRHLEEKDLKPIFEQFGRIFELTVIKDKYTGLHKGCAFLTYCARDSALKAQSALHEQKTLPGMNRPIQVKPADSESRGEDRKLFVGMLGKQQTDEDVRKMFEPFGTIDECTVLRGPDGTSKGCAFVKFQTHAEAQAAINTLHSSRTLPGASSSLVVKFADTEKERGLRRMQQVATQLGMFSPIALQFGAYSAYTQALMQQQAALVAAHSAYLSPMATMAAVQMQHMAAISANGLIATPITPSSGASTPPAIAATPVSAIPAALGVNGYSPVPTQPTGQPAPDALYTNGVHPYPAQSPAAPVDHLQQAYAGMQHYTAYPAAYSLVAPAFPQPPALVAQQPPPPPQQQQQQQQQQQQQQQREGPDGCNIFIYHLPQEFTDSEILQMFVPFGHVISAKVFVDRATNQSKCFGFVSFDNPASAQAAIQAMNGFQIGMKRLKVQLKRPKDANRPY
- the Celf3 gene encoding CUGBP Elav-like family member 3 isoform X2, with product MKEPDAIKLFVGQIPRHLEEKDLKPIFEQFGRIFELTVIKDKYTGLHKGCAFLTYCARDSALKAQSALHEQKTLPGMNRPIQVKPADSESRGEDRKLFVGMLGKQQTDEDVRKMFEPFGTIDECTVLRGPDGTSKGCAFVKFQTHAEAQAAINTLHSSRTLPGASSSLVVKFADTEKERGLRRMQQVATQLGMFSPIALQFGAYSAYTQALMQQQAALVAAHSAYLSPMATMAAVQMQHMAAISANGLIATPITPSSGASTPPAIAATPVSAIPAALGVNGYSPVPTQPTGQPAPDALYTNGVHPYPDEALSAERSAGGVPIMSQAHSWLVMLSAAQSPAAPVDHLQQAYAGMQHYTAYPAAYSLVAPAFPQPPALVAQQPPPPPQQQQQQQQQQQQQQQREGPDGCNIFIYHLPQEFTDSEILQMFVPFGHVISAKVFVDRATNQSKCFGFVSFDNPASAQAAIQAMNGFQIGMKRLKVQLKRPKDANRPY
- the Celf3 gene encoding CUGBP Elav-like family member 3 isoform X3, which translates into the protein MKEPDAIKLFVGQIPRHLEEKDLKPIFEQFGRIFELTVIKDKYTGLHKGCAFLTYCARDSALKAQSALHEQKTLPGMNRPIQVKPADSESRGDRKLFVGMLGKQQTDEDVRKMFEPFGTIDECTVLRGPDGTSKGCAFVKFQTHAEAQAAINTLHSSRTLPGASSSLVVKFADTEKERGLRRMQQVATQLGMFSPIALQFGAYSAYTQALMQQQAALVAAHSAYLSPMATMAAVQMQHMAAISANGLIATPITPSSGASTPPAIAATPVSAIPAALGVNGYSPVPTQPTGQPAPDALYTNGVHPYPDEALSAERSAGGVPIMSQAHSWLVMLSAAQSPAAPVDHLQQAYAGMQHYTAAYPAAYSLVAPAFPQPPALVAQQPPPPPQQQQQQQQQQQQQQQREGPDGCNIFIYHLPQEFTDSEILQMFVPFGHVISAKVFVDRATNQSKCFGFVSFDNPASAQAAIQAMNGFQIGMKRLKVQLKRPKDANRPY
- the Celf3 gene encoding CUGBP Elav-like family member 3 isoform X7; the encoded protein is MNRPIQVKPADSESRGEDRKLFVGMLGKQQTDEDVRKMFEPFGTIDECTVLRGPDGTSKGCAFVKFQTHAEAQAAINTLHSSRTLPGASSSLVVKFADTEKERGLRRMQQVATQLGMFSPIALQFGAYSAYTQALMQQQAALVAAHSAYLSPMATMAAVQMQHMAAISANGLIATPITPSSGASTPPAIAATPVSAIPAALGVNGYSPVPTQPTGQPAPDALYTNGVHPYPDEALSAERSAGGVPIMSQAHSWLVMLSAAQSPAAPVDHLQQAYAGMQHYTAAYPAAYSLVAPAFPQPPALVAQQPPPPPQQQQQQQQQQQQQQQREGPDGCNIFIYHLPQEFTDSEILQMFVPFGHVISAKVFVDRATNQSKCFGFVSFDNPASAQAAIQAMNGFQIGMKRLKVQLKRPKDANRPY